The genomic DNA TTATAGAAAATATTGTAATATTTTTCAAACAAGGAATCATATGTTCTGCAAATCAGTTTGCTCTCTGATGGGCATCTTCTCTTGAATGAGTCCAAAAAAACAAGCGTTTTTTCCATTGTTTTATTAATTTCGGGTTTGTTTAAATATTTTTATCCTCTTAAACGGCATTTGCTTCAATCTTTGCATTCGCTTGCAATTATCTTTTTTATCTCATCCTTGGATAGGAGCCTTGCATCGCCTGAGCTGTAGGAGTGCATTGATGTTGGCTTTGCCCTTCTGTAGGAAAATCCCTTTACAGTAACATTAGGGATGAAAATCTGAGGGATGAGAATCAGCATATCATCTGTCTCAAGCGCATTTTTTGCCTCTTCCTCAGTCATAAGGCACTCATGCATTTTTTCTCCTGCCCTTGCACCGATTATCCTCACTTTTACTTCAGAAGGGTTAATATGGTAGGAAGGTGCAATCTCCTCAATCATAGCATCTGCAAGGTCGCCAAGCCTGAGAACAGGCATTTTCAGGATGAATGTTTCTCCGCCCTGCATAATCTCTGACGCCTTCAGGACAAGTGAAACTGCCTGCCCTATTGACATTACAAACCTTGTCATATCCGGCTCTGTCACAGTAATTTCCTTTCCCTTTATCTGCTCGCGGAAAACAGGTATCACAGAACCTCGTGAATTCATCACATTCCCGAACCTTACTGAGCTGAATATTGTTTTTTTCTGCCCCTTGTAAAAGAATGTTGAACTTGTAAGGCGCTCTGCAAGGAGCTTTGTTGCCCCCATAACATTTGCAGGGTTTATTGCCTTGTCTGTGCTTATGGTTATTACCCTTCCAACCCTGCTTTCAAGGGCTGATTCAATCATGTTCTGGGTTCCAAGCACATTTGTCTTTATCGCTTCAAATGGATTATACTCGCAGGAGGGAACATGCTTCAATGCAGCTGCATGAAAAACTATGTCAACACCTTCCATTGCAAGCTTAATCCTTTCCTTGTCCCTTATGTCGCCCAAAAGGAACCTTACATTCTTGAACTGCTCAAGATGGCGCTGCATGTTGAAAAGCGCATTCTCATCATGGTCAAAAACCCTTACCTTCAAAACATTAAGGGATATCAACTGCCTTACAAGCTCGCTCCCAATGCTACCGCATCCACCTGTAACCAAAACCACTTTGCCTGAAAAAAAACTGCTCATTAAAACCACCTTTTACTGATTTTATTTAACACTTTAATTTAATATTTCCCTGAATTTTATCCTCATTGAACTTTGGACTCTTTTATTGCATCCTTCAATGCCAAACATACCTCTTTAACCTGGGACTTTTTCATTGAGGTGAAAAATGGAAGCGCAAGAGTGCCCTTTGCAACCTTCTCGCAATTGGGAAACATCCCCTCTTTACAACCCAGCTCTCTTTTGTAAAACTCCTGAAGGTGAATTGGGGGGAAATACTGCTTTGACTGGATTCCCTTTTCCACAAGATTCTCAATCACCTTGTCCCTGTCAACATTTTCAGCAAGTCGTATCACATACACAAACCAGGAGCGGTGCAGAGAATCATTCTCATAGGGCAGGATTACCTCCTTGAATTTGGAAAGAATCCTTCCATAGTTTGCTGCCACACTTTCCCTTTTGGAAAGCAGGAAATCAATCTTTTTAAGCTGGGATATTCCGAGCGCGCAGCTCATCTCGTCCAGGCGGTAGTTGTATCCCAGGCGGATGTGCCTCAGCCAGTCATTGTTGGAATCCCTCCCCTGGCTTCTCATGCTCCTGGAAAGCTCATCTATGCAATCATCATTTGTAACAATTATCCCGCCTTCCCCAGTTGTCATCTGCTTATTCGGGTAAAATGCATATACTCCGCAGTCGCCGAAAGTTCCGGCAAACCTTCCCTTGTATTTTGCGCCTAGCGCCTCTGCTGAATCCTCTATTATTTTCAGGCTGTGCTTTTTTGCAATGGGAATTATCCTATCCATCTCTGCAGGAAGCCCGAAAACATGGACAACAAGTATTGCCTTTGTCTTTTCAGTTATTGCTGCCTCAATCTTATCCGGGTCTATGTTGAAGGTTTTTTCGTCAATATCCACAAAAACCGGCTTTGCCCTCTCAAATAAAATGCAGTTTGAGCTTGCTATGAAGCTGTAGGGAGATGTTATTACCTCATCGCCGTCCTTTATCCCGAGAGCCCTTATGCAGAGGTGCAGGGCGCTTGTGCCGCTGTTGACTGCAATTGCATGCTTTACTCCGGCATAATCTGAAACTGCCTTCTCAAACTCAGGAAGCTTTGGGCCCAAACTTAAGAAGCCTGACTTCAACACTTCTACAACTGCCTTTATGTCCTCCTTGTCGATAAACGGCTTTGAAAGCGGAACTCTAACATTCATTTAATCCTCACCTCTGTATTTCGGAAAATAATTTTCATCAAATCTGATATTATTAACCTTTGCATATTCCTCAAATGCGCATGAAAAATCAGAATATAGTGAATCGTTGTGAATCTTTTTGTAGTTGTAAAATGGAGCAGTGGTGTTTGAAAATGTGGATTTGAAATTGAAAATTGCGTCATTTTCCTTATAGCCGCCGCCCATCACAAAAAAGCGGTATCCATTTTTCTTTGCCCATTTTATAATCTCGTAAACTGTCAGATTGTTTGCTCTTAAACTCTGAAATTTGTCATCAGAGCCCCTCAGGTAATCATAGGCAATATCGCCGGAATGCAGAAGTATTGAACCTACAACTGGAATCCCGTTGTATTCTGCAAGAAAAAGGGTTATTTTTCCCTTAAGCCCATCAAAAAGGTTCATAAAGTATTCGCGGCTAAAAAGATACTCATCCCTTGCATTTCTTTTTTCCATTGTCTTAAGGTAAAGAGCCCTGAATGAATCTATATCCGAATTATTTTCTCCGATTCTTATTCTGATTCCGTTTCTCCCTGCCTTTCTTATGCATTTCCTGTTTTCCTTCTTGAACTCATTAAAAATCTGCTCCTCGCTTTTCCCCAAATCAACATAGACAATGTCCTTGCTCTTGACTGCGCCTTCAATCTTATTTTCAATGAAAGATTTGTAGTTTCCAAGCATTGAATTCAATCTTGCAAATTCAGTTATTATTCCTGCTTTCCGAGAGTAAGATTCAAATTCCAAAAGCGCCGAAGAAAAGAATGCGTTTCTTTCGCTTTCAGCTGAATTCACCATAATCCCGCCGTATTCTGGAGTAGTTATATCATAATAAGTTCCGGCATGCCTGCCTAAAACCTGCTTGAAGAAGGGCAGGATGTTGATTTCCTTTTTTATGTAAGGGTAAAGCGCAAAATTTTCCCCTTCCTCAAAATAAAAAAGCTCGCCCTTTCCGCAGAGAAAATCAGCAAGCATCTTAATATATTCAAATGAGAGATAGATGTCCTTCCTTTCGAGCTTTTCAATGCGGGAATTCCATTTATCCCTGTTTTCAGGAATTGCTGAAATTATCTCTGTTTTCATTTTATCTCTTAAAATGTGCTTCTCTTCTCAAGAAGGGCTTCGTCTGCCTTAATGGATTTTATTATCCTAATTATCTCATCTGCTGAATTTTTTTTGTAATACGGGTTTTTAAGATGCGAAATCTCTTTTCTGAACTGCTTTGAAGATGCCTTTTCTATTGCAGAAAGCACTTTTTCCTTGGTGCAGATTTTGACATCAATTACATTTTTCGCCTTCTCGCGCCTCTCCTGCCTGATTCCAATGTTTATTGCAGGAAGCCTGAAAAACGGCGCTTCAAAAAGCGCAGAGCTTGAATTCCCAATCATAAAACACGCACGCTGCATTACTGCCTGGAATTTTTCATGGGGAATGCTCTTTTGCAGTTTCATAAAAGGATTTGACCTGGCAAAGGACTCCAATGACAAAACAACATCATCGCATCTTGAATCCGCATTTGGATAAACTGCCAGGGTCTGGATGGATTTTTCCTTTATTGCACTAAGAATTTCAATTATGCTTTTTTTTGCATCATCCTTGGGAGTTGGATGGTATATTAGTATTGCAAATGGCAGTTTTGAATCGATTCCAAATGAAGAAAGTATTCTGTTGCTTTCTTTTCTTTGCATCCTTTCAAAAGTGAGGGAAGGATT from Candidatus Woesearchaeota archaeon includes the following:
- a CDS encoding polysaccharide biosynthesis protein gives rise to the protein MSSFFSGKVVLVTGGCGSIGSELVRQLISLNVLKVRVFDHDENALFNMQRHLEQFKNVRFLLGDIRDKERIKLAMEGVDIVFHAAALKHVPSCEYNPFEAIKTNVLGTQNMIESALESRVGRVITISTDKAINPANVMGATKLLAERLTSSTFFYKGQKKTIFSSVRFGNVMNSRGSVIPVFREQIKGKEITVTEPDMTRFVMSIGQAVSLVLKASEIMQGGETFILKMPVLRLGDLADAMIEEIAPSYHINPSEVKVRIIGARAGEKMHECLMTEEEAKNALETDDMLILIPQIFIPNVTVKGFSYRRAKPTSMHSYSSGDARLLSKDEIKKIIASECKD
- a CDS encoding DegT/DnrJ/EryC1/StrS family aminotransferase, whose amino-acid sequence is MNVRVPLSKPFIDKEDIKAVVEVLKSGFLSLGPKLPEFEKAVSDYAGVKHAIAVNSGTSALHLCIRALGIKDGDEVITSPYSFIASSNCILFERAKPVFVDIDEKTFNIDPDKIEAAITEKTKAILVVHVFGLPAEMDRIIPIAKKHSLKIIEDSAEALGAKYKGRFAGTFGDCGVYAFYPNKQMTTGEGGIIVTNDDCIDELSRSMRSQGRDSNNDWLRHIRLGYNYRLDEMSCALGISQLKKIDFLLSKRESVAANYGRILSKFKEVILPYENDSLHRSWFVYVIRLAENVDRDKVIENLVEKGIQSKQYFPPIHLQEFYKRELGCKEGMFPNCEKVAKGTLALPFFTSMKKSQVKEVCLALKDAIKESKVQ
- a CDS encoding GNAT family N-acetyltransferase, with product MKTEIISAIPENRDKWNSRIEKLERKDIYLSFEYIKMLADFLCGKGELFYFEEGENFALYPYIKKEINILPFFKQVLGRHAGTYYDITTPEYGGIMVNSAESERNAFFSSALLEFESYSRKAGIITEFARLNSMLGNYKSFIENKIEGAVKSKDIVYVDLGKSEEQIFNEFKKENRKCIRKAGRNGIRIRIGENNSDIDSFRALYLKTMEKRNARDEYLFSREYFMNLFDGLKGKITLFLAEYNGIPVVGSILLHSGDIAYDYLRGSDDKFQSLRANNLTVYEIIKWAKKNGYRFFVMGGGYKENDAIFNFKSTFSNTTAPFYNYKKIHNDSLYSDFSCAFEEYAKVNNIRFDENYFPKYRGED
- the neuC gene encoding UDP-N-acetylglucosamine 2-epimerase; this encodes MKVIKMKKKIVYVTGSRAEYGVIRNLLIKMNKDSEIELSLIVTGSHLMKEFGYTIKDIENDKLRIAAKVDMKIKSTPKGNAKSTAYAIMGITDALEKISPDLLILIGDRSEMLAGAVSAMNLSIPIVHISGGDVSGHIIDDCTRHAITKMSHIHLAETRKSAGRILKMGEERKRVFFVGNPSLTFERMQRKESNRILSSFGIDSKLPFAILIYHPTPKDDAKKSIIEILSAIKEKSIQTLAVYPNADSRCDDVVLSLESFARSNPFMKLQKSIPHEKFQAVMQRACFMIGNSSSALFEAPFFRLPAINIGIRQERREKAKNVIDVKICTKEKVLSAIEKASSKQFRKEISHLKNPYYKKNSADEIIRIIKSIKADEALLEKRSTF